A single genomic interval of Lathyrus oleraceus cultivar Zhongwan6 chromosome 7, CAAS_Psat_ZW6_1.0, whole genome shotgun sequence harbors:
- the LOC127102902 gene encoding MYB-like transcription factor 4, producing the protein MRKPSCDINKNKGTWSQEEDQKLIDYINKHGEVCWSTLPQAAGLLRCGKSCRLRWMNYLRPDLKRGNFAEDEEDLIIKLHALLGNRWSLIAGRLPGRTDNEVKNYWNSHIRKKFISKGIDQSNHGLNHKILPLQHSLMSTSSKFSGLKEISKNKAQVENYGEVSNASSGEVIESCALLDMNLELSL; encoded by the exons ATGAGAAAACCTAGCTGTGACATCAACAAGAACAAAGGAACTTGGTCCCAAGAAGAAGACCAGAAACTCATAGATTATATTAACAAACACGGTGAGGTTTGTTGGAGTACACTCCCTCAAGCTGCAG GTTTACTTCGATGTGGTAAAAGTTGTCGGCTGAGATGGATGAATTATCTAAGACCAGACCTTAAAAGAGGCAACTTTGCTGAAGATGAAGAAGatctcatcatcaaacttcatgCACTTCTAGGCAACAG GTGGTCACTAATTGCTGGGAGATTGCCTGGACGTACTGATAATGAAGTGAAGAATTATTGGAACTCTCATATAAGAAAGAAGTTTATTAGTAAGGGTATTGATCAAAGTAATCATGGTTTAAACCATAAAATTCTTCCCCTTCAACACTCACTCATGTCTACTAGTTCAAAATTTTCTGGCTTGAAAGAGATTAGCAAGAATAAGGCTCAAGTTGAGAATTATGGCGAAGTCTCAAATGCTTCAAGTGGTGAAGTTATTGAATCATGTGCCCTATTGGATATGAACCTTGAACTCTCCCTATGA